In Burkholderia pseudomultivorans, the DNA window GCGCTCGGTCACGAGATCGGTGAAGGTGCTGCCGGTCTCCTTGCGGATCAGGTGGGCGAGGTAGTTCGGCGACAGGAACGCGGCCTCGGCGGTCGCGGCGAGCGTCAGGTCCTCGCGGGTCAGGTTCGCGCGCACGTGGCGCAGCACGCGCGCGAGCGCGTCGCGCCGGCCCGCGCGCTGGGCGCCGCGCTGCGCGAGTTTGTCGAGCGCGCCTGCGTACTGTGTGCAGACGAGGCCGATCAGCTGCAGCAGATAGCCGCGCAGCAGCGTCGTCGAGCCGAAGGTGCGCGCGCGGTCGGCGTCGATCATGCACAGCGCGAGGCGGCGCGCCTCGTCGAACGCGTCGCCGGTCAGGATGAAGTCGAGATGCTCCTGGAAGCGAAACGGCGTCAGCTCGGGAAAGCGGTGCGCGGGCACGTCCTCGAGATCGAGCGGATCGACGTCGAGATCGGCGCGCAGGAACGCCTGGCTGAAGTTGATCACGATGAAGTGCGCGCCTTCCGGATGCGGAATCAGATGCTCGCGGTACGGCAGCACGAACGCGAGCGCGCCGCGCGGAAACGGCCGCGTGACGCCGCCGATGCGCTGTTCGGTGTCGCCGCCGAGATTGAACTGGATCTGGAAATACGCGTGCCGGTGCGGCTCGGTAATCGCCTGGCGCGACGCCTGGTCGCGGATATAGAAGTCGAGCCGGTCGCTGCGTTCGGGCATCCCGTACAGGCGCGGCGGGGCGATGGAGGACATGACGGATTCTGCGGTTCGTGACGCGGTTGAGCCGCGATGGTACCGCAACCGGGGCCGCCCGGCGGGCGCGCGGCCGTGCGTGCGGCACCGACGGTCAGCCGGCGAGCAGCGGCGCGACGCGGCGGCGCAGTTCGGGCACGACTTCGGCGTCGAACCACGGATGGTGCTTGAACCACGCCTGGTTGCGCGGCGACGGATGCGGCAGCGGCAGCACGTCGGGGCCGTAGTCGCGCCACGCGTGGACGGTGTCGGTCAGCGTCGCCTTGCGCGTGTCGCGCAGGAAATGCCGCTGCGCGTACTGGCCGATCAGCAGCGTCAGGCGGATCGCCGTCAGTTCGGCGAGCAGCCGGTCGAGCCACAACGGCGCGCATTCGGGGCGCGGCGGGTTGTCGCCGCCCGCGCCGCGGCCCGGATAGCAGAAACCCATCGGCACGATCGCGAAACGCGTCTCGTCGTAGAACGTGTCGGCGTCGACGTCGAGCCAGCCGCGCAGCCGCTTGCCGCTCGCGTCGTCCCACGGAATGCCGCTCGCGTGCACGCGCGTGCCGGGCGCCTGCCCGACGATCAGGATGCGCGCGTCGCGGTGCGCGCGCACCACGGGGCGCGGGCCGAGCGGCAGGTCGGCCGCGCAGACGCGGCACGCGCGGATGTCGGTGAGCAGCAGGTCGAGCGGCGGGCGGGTTCGTTTCGACATCGATCGGGGGCGGGGACGGCGTGACAACGCGAAGGCGTGCGGGTGGTTCGGCGGCACCGGCGTTTGCCGACGGCCAGCGGAAGCCGGCAGCCGCGCAGCGGGCGGCGTCCGGCGGGCGGCCGCATCGAACGCGTGCCTTCCGCGTTGCGCATCATGCGTCCGCCGCGCCGCCTTCGGCGACTGCCGCATCATACAACGCGGTCTGCGCGATTGCCGCGGCGATCGCCGCGTCGTCGTGCGAGCCGTCGAGCATGCCCCAGCGCCGGTACTGCGACAGGAACCACAGTCCGTCGCGCGGCTCCGGCCGGTTGGCCGCCCCGCCGTCGTGGAAGCGGATCGGCAGCGGCGGTTCCGCGAACGGCCCCGCGCCGTAGTCGCCGAGCAGGCGCGGCGCGATCAGCCGGGCCGGCACGCCGAGCGCGTCGGGCGACGCGAGCCAGCCGGCCGCTTCGGTGCGGTGCGCGGCGCTGTCGAGCCATGCGCACGCGTCGACGAGCGTGCGGATCAGCGCGCGCGCCGTCGCCGGATACAGCGCGACGAAATCGCGCCGGCTCGCGAGCACCTTTTCCGGATGATCGGGCCAGATCTCGCTCGTGACGGCCACGGTGCGGCCCGCGCCGCACGCTTCGGCGACCGCGTGCCACGGCTCGCCCGCGCAGAAGCCGTCGAGCTCGCCGCTTGCCAGCGCCGCGACCATCTCGGGCGGCGGGATCACGACGCTGCGCACGTCGCGCAGCGGATCGATTGCGTGCGACGCGAGCCACGCATTCAGCCACATCGCGTGCGTGCCGGTCGGGAAAGTCTGCGCGAGCAGCGGCTTGCGGCCGAGCGTCGCGAAGGTGTCGCGCACGCTGCCGCTCGCGCGATACGCATCGGCCAGCGTGCGCGAGAACGTGATCGCCTGGCCGTTGCGGTTCAGCACCATCAGCGCCGCCATGTCGGCCTGCGGCCCGCCGATGCCGAGCTGCAGCCCGCAGACGAGCCCGTACAGCGCGTGCGCGGCGTCGAGCTGGCCGCTCAGCAGCTTGTCGCGCACGGCGGCCCACGACGGTTCGCGGCTCAGTTCGAGCGTCAGGCCGTGCGGCGCGCCGAGGTTCAGCCGCTGCGCGACGATCAGCGGCGCCGCGTCGCTGAGCGCGACGAAGCCGAGGCGGAGATGCGCGCGTTCCGGCGCGGCGGGAAGGGAAGGGTTCATGGCGTTCATGGCTGGGGTGACGCGTCGAGCAGTTGGCGCGCCACGTCGACGATGCGCAGGCCCTGGTCCATCGCGCGCTTGCGCAGCGTCGCATACGCGTCGTGCTCGGACAGCCTGCGCTGATCCATCAGCAGGCGCTTTGCGCGGTCGATCAGCTTGCGGTCGGCGAGTTCGCGCTCGACGTCGGCGAGGCGGCGGCGCAGCGCGTCGTCGTGCGAGAAGCGCGCGAGCGCGACTTCGAGAATCGGTGCGAGGCGCTCGGCCGACAGGCCTTCGACGAGATACGCGCTGACGCCCGCGCCGACCGCCGCGCGGATCAGTTGCTGGTCGGCGTCGTGGCTGAACATCAGCACCGGGCGCGGCGCGGTCGCATGCATCACCGCGAGCTGTTCGAGCGTGTCGCGCGACGGCGAATCGGTGTCGATGATCACGACGTCGGGGCGTTGCTCCTCGACGGCGGCGGGCAGCCGCGCGGGCGTCGCGACGTCGTTCAGCATCTCGTAGCCGAGCCGCGCGAGCGCGTCGCCGAGTTCGCCGATCGGCTTGTCGGTATCGGTAACGAGCAGCACGCGCAGGCGCAGGGGCGAGGCGGACGTATTCATGACGCGAACGGCGGCGGCAAAAGCGTGGCGGGCGGCGCGGATCGCAGGTCGATGCCGCACGCGGTGGCAGCGCGATCGCCGCTGTCTGCACGAAGGGTAGGCGGCCGGTGCCGCGTGACATCGCGCATGCTACGCGGCCTGCGACAGCGGCGTTGCGCGCGTGGCGGCCGCGTCCGGCAGGCCTTGCGCGGCCGCCTCGCCGATCGCCGCGCCGACGAGGATCACGGCCGGGCTGCCGAGCCCCGCTTCCGCGACGCCGGGCGCGAGCCGGCCGAGCGTGCCGGTCCAGCGGCGTTCGGCAGGCGTGCCGGCCCACTGGACGGCCGCGGCCGGCGTCGAGGCAGGCAGCACGTCGAGCAGGCCGGCGGCGATTCGTTCGATGCGGCTCATGCCCATATAGATCGCGAGCGTCGTGCCGGCTGCCGCGACGCGCGACCAGTCGGGTTCGCCGTGGTCCTGCCGGTGCGCGGTGACGAACGTGACGCCGTGGCAGTGCTCGCGATGCGTGAGCGACACGCCGAGGCTCGCGGCGGCCGCGAAGCCCGACGAGATGCCGTTGACGATCTCGACCGGAATCGCGGCGGCGCGCAGCATCGCGAGCTCCTCGCCGGCGCGGCCGAACAGCAGCGCGTCGCCGCCCTTGACGCGCACCACGTGCGCGCCGCGCAGCGCGCAGCGGCGCATCAGCCGCTCGATGAACGCCTGCGGCGTCGAGCGGCAGCCGCCGCGCTTGCCGACCCGTACCACGCGCGCGCGCGGCGCGAGGTCGACGATACCGGGATCGACGAGATCGTCGAGCAGCAGCACGTCGGCGGCGGCGAGCGCTTTCACGGCCTTCAGCGTGAGGAGATCGAGGTCGCCGGGCCCGGCGCCCAGCAGGGTGACTTTGCCAGTCGTCATGTCGTGTTCCATTGCCACTTGCACGCGGCGGTCGATAACGCATTGAGTGCGCGGCAGCGGCAGGCAGCCGAAGCGACGACGGCATCCGGCCGTGCCACGCACGAACGGACGCCGTTGTCCTGACGAGCCCGTCCGCGACGACGGGCCTGATCTTGCTGGGACTGCCCACCGGCGCCTTTGCCGGTGGCATGACGCGGATTCAGCAATATCCGGGCCAGCGTGGGCCGCACCCGGCAAGACGCGGCGTGCGACGACGCTGCATGCGCGTCCAGCCGCATCGCGCCGGGGGACGCAATGCCGCATCGGGGTGCGTCGCGGCCGGCCAATGCGCACCGCGATGTCGCACGGCGACAGTGCTGCAGCGCACCACAACTGTGCTTCGCTGCGTCACGACGCATCGCGGGCGGTGCGCGGCGGAGTCACGCGTATCGTCCGCCGAGCCTTGCGCGGCGGGCACGCGCGCGTCAATCGCGCCAGCCTGGCATGGCGTTTGCGTTAGCAGGTCCGGGCGGATCAATGGCGATCCGTTCGCAGCACCGAATACCGACGCGCCCGGCAACGGGCTTCATGGGCAACGGCGTCCTTCGCATCGGGTCTCGACGAGACCGGGTGCGCAGGACGCCGTTTTTCGTTTGGCGGATGACATGACCGACAAAGCTACCCGTATCGATCTCTTCAGCCTCCGCACCGCGCCGATGCGCGTGTTTCACCTGACGTGGATGGCGTTCTTCGTCTGTTTCTTCGCGTGGTTCGCGTGCGCGCCGCTGATGCCGCTCATCGCGCGCGAATTCCACCTGAGCGCCGCGCAGGTCGCGAACATCAACATCGCGGCGGTCGCCGCGACCATCGCCGTGCGGCTGCTGGTCGGCCCGCTGTGCGACCGCTTCGGGCCGCGCCACGTGTATGCGGGGCTGCTGGTGCTCGGCGCGATTCCCGTGTTCGCGGTGTCGTTCACGCACGACTACCTGTCGTTCCTGATCTGCCGGCTCGGCATCGGCGCGATCGGCGCTGGCTTCGTGATCACGCAGTACCACACGTCGGTGATGTTCGCGCCGAACGTGGTCGGCACCGCGAACGCGACGACGGCCGGCTGGGGCAACGCCGGCGCGGGCGCGACGCAGGCGCTGATGCCGCTGCTCGTTGCGGCCGGCATGATGCTCGGCTTCGGCGACGACGCGTCGTGGCGCGTCGCGCTCGTCGTGCCGGGCATCGCGATGCTGGCGATGGCCTGGGCGTACTGGCGCTACACGCAGGATTGCCCGCAAGGCGACTTCGTCGCGCTGCGCCGGCAGGGCGAGACCGTCGACAGCGGCAAGAAGGGCGGCTGGGCGAGCTTCTTCACCGCATGCGGCAACTATCGCGTGTGGATGCTGTTCGTCACGTACGGCGCGTGTTTTGGCGTCGAGGTGTTCATCCACAACATCGCCGCGCTGTACTACGTCGATCACTTCGGCCTGTCGCTGAAGGACGCCGGCCTCGCGGCCGGCCTGTTCGGGCTGCTCGCGCTGTTCGCACGCGCGCTCGGCGGCTGGCTGTCCGACCGGATCGCCGCGCGCCGCAGCCTCGACGTGCGCGCGGCGCTGCTCTGCGCGCTGATCGTCGGCGAAGGGCTCGGCCTCGTGTGGTTCTCGCATGCGCAAAGCGTCGGCCTCGCGCTCGTCGCGATGCTCACCTTCGGCCTGTTCACGCACATGGCATGCGGCGCGACTTACGCGCTGGTGCCGTTCATCGACCGCAAGGCGCTCGGCGGCGTCGCGGGGATCGTCGGCGCGGGCGGCAACGTCGGCGCGGTCGCCGCGAGTTTCCTGCTCAAGGGCGTCGGCGACGTGCAGCACACGCTGAGCCTGCTCGGGCTCGCCGTCACCGCGACCGCGCTGTGCGCGATGGCCGTGCGCTTCAGCGAGGAACACAAGGCACGCGAAGCCGAGCTGCGCGACCGCGCGCTCTCTGCCGCCAACGCCGCGAACTGATCGATCGAAGGAACGTCATCATGAAACTCATCGTCATCGGCCACGGGATGGTCGGCCACAAGCTCCTCGAATGCATCGCGGCGGAAGCGGGCGCGGCCGGCCGGCTGCAGGTCACCGTGCTCGGCGAGGAGCCGCGCCCGGCCTACGACCGCGTGCATCTGTCCGAATTCTTCGCGGGCAAGTCGGCGGACGACCTGTCGCTCGTCGAAGCCGGTTTCTTCGAGCGTCATCCGGCCTTCGACCTGCGCTTGAATGCGCGCGTCGCGTCGATCGATCGCGTCGCGCACACGGTCACGCTCGCGTCCGGTGAAACGCTCGCCTACGACAAGCTCGTGCTCGCGACGGGTTCGCGCCCGTTCGTGCCGCCGATGCCCGGACACGATCGCGCCGGTTGCTTCGTGTACCGGACCATCGAGGACCTCGAAGCGATGCAGGCGTGCGGCACGCATGCGCAACGCGGCGTCGTGGTCGGCGGCGGGCTGCTCGGCCTCGAATGCGCGAAGGCGCTGCGCGACATGGGGCTCGACACGCACGTCGTCGAATTCGCGCCGCGGCTGATGGCCGTGCAGGTCGACGACGGCGGCGGCCGGATGCTGCGCGCGAAGATCGAGGCGCTCGGCGTGACCGTGCATACGGGCAGGAACACGCTGGAGATCGTCGACGGCGAAACCGGCGCGCACCGGATGGTGTTCGCCGACGGCACGCATCTCGATACCGACATGATCGTGTTCTCGGCCGGCATCCGCGCGCGCGACGAGCTGGCGCGCGCGTGCGGGCTGGAAATCGGCCCGCGCGGCGGCGTCGCGATCGACGACGCATGCCGCAGCAGCGACGCCGACATCTACGCGATCGGCGAATGCGCGGCGTGGAACGGCACCGTATACGGCCTCGTCGCGCCCGGCTACGACATGGCGCGCGTGGTCGCGAAGCAGCTCGGCGGCGAGGCGAACGGTTCGACTGCGTTGCCCACCTTTGCGGGCGCCGACATGAGCACCAAGCTGAAGCTGATGGGCGTCGACGTCGCGAGCATCGGCGACGCGCACGGCACGACGGCCGGCAGCCGCGTCTACCAGTACGCGGACGAGCGCCGCCAGGTCTACAAGAAGCTCGTCGTGTCGGACTGCGGCAAGTTCCTGCACGGCGCGGTGATGGTCGGCGATGCGGCCGAATACGGCACGCTGCTGCAGATGATGCTGAACCGCATCGAGCTGCCGGAGTCGCCGGAATTCCTGATCCTGCCGTCGTCGGACGGCGCGGCGAAGCCCGCGGTCGGCGTCGATGCGCTGCCGGACGGCGCGCAGATCTGCTCGTGCAACAACGTGTCGAAATCGCAGATCTGCGCGGCGGTCGCCGACGGCGC includes these proteins:
- a CDS encoding CmpA/NrtA family ABC transporter substrate-binding protein, with amino-acid sequence MNPSLPAAPERAHLRLGFVALSDAAPLIVAQRLNLGAPHGLTLELSREPSWAAVRDKLLSGQLDAAHALYGLVCGLQLGIGGPQADMAALMVLNRNGQAITFSRTLADAYRASGSVRDTFATLGRKPLLAQTFPTGTHAMWLNAWLASHAIDPLRDVRSVVIPPPEMVAALASGELDGFCAGEPWHAVAEACGAGRTVAVTSEIWPDHPEKVLASRRDFVALYPATARALIRTLVDACAWLDSAAHRTEAAGWLASPDALGVPARLIAPRLLGDYGAGPFAEPPLPIRFHDGGAANRPEPRDGLWFLSQYRRWGMLDGSHDDAAIAAAIAQTALYDAAVAEGGAADA
- a CDS encoding helix-turn-helix transcriptional regulator yields the protein MSSIAPPRLYGMPERSDRLDFYIRDQASRQAITEPHRHAYFQIQFNLGGDTEQRIGGVTRPFPRGALAFVLPYREHLIPHPEGAHFIVINFSQAFLRADLDVDPLDLEDVPAHRFPELTPFRFQEHLDFILTGDAFDEARRLALCMIDADRARTFGSTTLLRGYLLQLIGLVCTQYAGALDKLAQRGAQRAGRRDALARVLRHVRANLTREDLTLAATAEAAFLSPNYLAHLIRKETGSTFTDLVTERRIALAQSLLAHTSRRIADIARSVGFRDEGYFARRFRARVGVSPKAYRDANAALPEADDAPAAHDA
- the cobA gene encoding uroporphyrinogen-III C-methyltransferase, with the translated sequence MTTGKVTLLGAGPGDLDLLTLKAVKALAAADVLLLDDLVDPGIVDLAPRARVVRVGKRGGCRSTPQAFIERLMRRCALRGAHVVRVKGGDALLFGRAGEELAMLRAAAIPVEIVNGISSGFAAAASLGVSLTHREHCHGVTFVTAHRQDHGEPDWSRVAAAGTTLAIYMGMSRIERIAAGLLDVLPASTPAAAVQWAGTPAERRWTGTLGRLAPGVAEAGLGSPAVILVGAAIGEAAAQGLPDAAATRATPLSQAA
- a CDS encoding MFS transporter translates to MTDKATRIDLFSLRTAPMRVFHLTWMAFFVCFFAWFACAPLMPLIAREFHLSAAQVANINIAAVAATIAVRLLVGPLCDRFGPRHVYAGLLVLGAIPVFAVSFTHDYLSFLICRLGIGAIGAGFVITQYHTSVMFAPNVVGTANATTAGWGNAGAGATQALMPLLVAAGMMLGFGDDASWRVALVVPGIAMLAMAWAYWRYTQDCPQGDFVALRRQGETVDSGKKGGWASFFTACGNYRVWMLFVTYGACFGVEVFIHNIAALYYVDHFGLSLKDAGLAAGLFGLLALFARALGGWLSDRIAARRSLDVRAALLCALIVGEGLGLVWFSHAQSVGLALVAMLTFGLFTHMACGATYALVPFIDRKALGGVAGIVGAGGNVGAVAASFLLKGVGDVQHTLSLLGLAVTATALCAMAVRFSEEHKAREAELRDRALSAANAAN
- a CDS encoding ANTAR domain-containing response regulator, with protein sequence MNTSASPLRLRVLLVTDTDKPIGELGDALARLGYEMLNDVATPARLPAAVEEQRPDVVIIDTDSPSRDTLEQLAVMHATAPRPVLMFSHDADQQLIRAAVGAGVSAYLVEGLSAERLAPILEVALARFSHDDALRRRLADVERELADRKLIDRAKRLLMDQRRLSEHDAYATLRKRAMDQGLRIVDVARQLLDASPQP
- a CDS encoding uracil-DNA glycosylase family protein; this translates as MSKRTRPPLDLLLTDIRACRVCAADLPLGPRPVVRAHRDARILIVGQAPGTRVHASGIPWDDASGKRLRGWLDVDADTFYDETRFAIVPMGFCYPGRGAGGDNPPRPECAPLWLDRLLAELTAIRLTLLIGQYAQRHFLRDTRKATLTDTVHAWRDYGPDVLPLPHPSPRNQAWFKHHPWFDAEVVPELRRRVAPLLAG
- the nirB gene encoding nitrite reductase large subunit NirB, which produces MKLIVIGHGMVGHKLLECIAAEAGAAGRLQVTVLGEEPRPAYDRVHLSEFFAGKSADDLSLVEAGFFERHPAFDLRLNARVASIDRVAHTVTLASGETLAYDKLVLATGSRPFVPPMPGHDRAGCFVYRTIEDLEAMQACGTHAQRGVVVGGGLLGLECAKALRDMGLDTHVVEFAPRLMAVQVDDGGGRMLRAKIEALGVTVHTGRNTLEIVDGETGAHRMVFADGTHLDTDMIVFSAGIRARDELARACGLEIGPRGGVAIDDACRSSDADIYAIGECAAWNGTVYGLVAPGYDMARVVAKQLGGEANGSTALPTFAGADMSTKLKLMGVDVASIGDAHGTTAGSRVYQYADERRQVYKKLVVSDCGKFLHGAVMVGDAAEYGTLLQMMLNRIELPESPEFLILPSSDGAAKPAVGVDALPDGAQICSCNNVSKSQICAAVADGATSLGALKSCTGAGTSCGGCVPLVTQIMKAEMKKQGLAVDNRLCEHFAHSRQELFHLIRVERITTFDELLAKHGHGLGCDICKPAVAGILASCFNEFVLKKEHAGLQDSNDYYLANIQRDGTYSVVPRMPGGEVTPEGLIAVGQVAKKYGLYTKITGGQRVDLFGARVEQLPSIWEELIAAGFESGHAYGKAVRTVKSCVGSTWCRYGVDDSVGLAIDIENRYKGLRAPHKIKFGVSGCTRECAEAQGKDVGIIATEKGWNLYVCGNGGMKPRHAELLAADLDRDTLVRYIDRFLMFYVRTADRLQRTSVWRDNLEGGLDYLIDVVVNDRLGIAAELEADMQHVVDTYECEWKKAVADPDTRKRFRHFVNSDTPDANIAFVETRGQIRPATPEERLRGKRIAIPVVAADVPQAVAESETA